One part of the Pecten maximus chromosome 1, xPecMax1.1, whole genome shotgun sequence genome encodes these proteins:
- the LOC117339877 gene encoding coagulation factor V-like, with translation MSPDMSRQAMSLDLMSRQAMSPDLMLPQAMSPDLILPQAMSPDMSRQAMSPDMMSRQAISPDMSPQAMSPDLILPQAMSPDLVSRQAMSPDMMSRQAISPDMSRQAMSPDLMSRQAMSPGLVSRQAMSPDLMLPQAISPDLMSRQAMSADMMLPQAMSPDMMSRQAMSPDLMSRQAMSPDLMSRQAMSPDLMLPQAMSPDLVSRQAMSADMMLPQAMSPDLMLPQAMSPDLMFRQAMFPDMMSRQAMSPVLMSRQAMSPDLMSRQAISPDLMSRQAMSPDVMSRQAISPDLMLPQAISPDLMSRQAMSPDLMSRQAMSPDLMSRQAMSPDLMSRQAMSPDMMPQSDDVSGRDVLSRGLPGPDVPSRGLLGRDVQF, from the coding sequence ATGTCTCCCGACATGTCCCGTCAGGCGATGTCTCTGGACCTGATGTCCCGTCAGGCGATGTCTCCGGACCTGATGCTCCCTCAGGCGATGTCTCCGGACCTGATACTCCCTCAGGCGATGTCTCCCGACATGTCCCGTCAGGCGATGTCTCCGGACATGATGTCCCGTCAGGCGATCTCTCCCGACATGTCCCCTCAGGCGATGTCTCCGGACCTGATACTCCCTCAGGCGATGTCTCCGGACCTGGTGTCCCGTCAGGCGATGTCTCCGGACATGATGTCCCGTCAGGCGATCTCTCCAGACATGTCCCGTCAGGCGATGTCTCCGGACCTGATGTCCCGTCAGGCGATGTCTCCGGGCCTGGTGTCCCGTCAGGCGATGTCTCCGGACCTAATGCTCCCTCAGGCGATCTCTCCGGACCTGATGTCCCGTCAGGCGATGTCTGCCGACATGATGCTCCCTCAGGCGATGTCTCCCGACATGATGTCCCGTCAGGCGATGTCTCCGGACCTGATGTCCCGTCAGGCGATGTCTCCGGACCTGATGTCCCGTCAGGCGATGTCTCCGGACCTGATGCTCCCTCAGGCGATGTCTCCGGACCTGGTGTCCCGTCAGGCGATGTCTGCCGACATGATGCTCCCTCAGGCGATGTCTCCGGACCTGATGCTCCCTCAGGCGATGTCTCCGGACCTGATGTTCCGTCAGGCGATGTTTCCCGACATGATGTCCCGTCAGGCGATGTCTCCGGTCCTGATGTCCCGTCAGGCGATGTCTCCGGACCTGATGTCCCGTCAGGCGATCTCTCCGGACCTGATGTCCCGTCAGGCGATGTCTCCGGACGTGATGTCCCGTCAGGCGATCTCTCCGGACCTGATGCTCCCTCAGGCGATCTCTCCGGACCTGATGTCCCGTCAGGCGATGTCTCCGGACCTGATGTCCCGTCAGGCGATGTCTCCGGACCTGATGTCCCGTCAGGCGATGTCTCCGGACCTGATGTCCCGTCAGGCGATGTCTCCCGACATGATGCCCCAATCAGACGATGTCTCCGGGCGTGATGTCCTATCACGCGGTCTCCCCGGACCTGATGTCCCGTCACGCGGTCTCCTCGGACGTGATGTTCAGTTTTAA